The genomic stretch GCAGGTAGCGGCCTTCCTCGGGCGCAAGGAATCCGAGCAGAACCGCGAGCAGCGTCGACTTTCCCGACCCCGAAGGCCCGCTCACGCTCCACCACTGCCCGCGCCGGACGCCGCCGCCAAGACCCTTGAAGACCGGCTCGGCGGCGTTGGGGTATCGGGCCGTGATCTGGTCAATGGCCAGTTCGGCAACCGGATCCGGCTCAACATTCTCGGCGGCCATGACCGTCGCAGGGGCGTCAAGCAGGGGCAGCGTCCGGTTCATGAGGGCTGCCAGCGCCGGCAGCGCGCTGACGGCTTCCATGTACATTCCGAGGGGCTCAGCCAGGGCCAGCATCAGCAGGGCTGCCACGGCGGCCGCGCGCGGATCGACCCCGGCACCCACGGCCACTCCGGCCGCTGCCACGGCGGCGAGTGAGGAAAGCAGCGCCACGAACCCCTGGCCCATGCCGTCGGACCAGGCGAGCCTGCGCAGCGGCTTGGCAACCGCGGCATCGGCGCGGCGGAACCGGGCGGCCTCGTTCCCGCCCACCCCGTTGGCGGCCAGCTGGCCTGCCGCGGCGAACAAGGTGGTGGTGCGCCCGGCGAGCCAAATCCGGTGAATGGCTGCCGCCGCGGAGGCGCGCCGCTGGGTGGCCAGCACCAGGACGGGCAGCACCACCAGGGCCAGCATGCCAAGCACCAGCACCACAACTGCGGCTTCAGGGACCAGCAGGTACACGGTCAGCAGCACCGCCCCATAGGAGATGAGCGCCGACGGGATGGGCACCACCACGCGGGGAACGGCGTCGCGCAGTTCATCGACGTCGGCCACGAGCGTGCCCAGGGCACCACCCGACCGGGTCAGCCTGCCCCAGTGGAGCACCGAGGAACCCAGCGAATCCCAGAGCCTGAGCCGCAGCCCGGCGGCCCAGCGGAATACCGCGTCATGGGTCAGCAGGCGTTCGGAGTAGCGAAGTACTGAGCGGCCGATCCCGAAGGCCCGCACCCCAACAATCAAAGTCAACAGGTACAGGATGGGCGGCTGCGCGGCCGCCCACACAATCAGCCAGCCCGAGATGCCGGACAGAGCCGCCGCACTCAGGGTGGCCAGGGCCGACACCAGCACGCCGGCGGCGAAACGGGGCGAGCGCAGCGGCAACTGCCGCAGGTGGCGCCAGCTGAAACGGGCAGGGTCCGCAGCGGTGGCGGTTGGTGCCGCAGGTTCATCCTCTGCTGCCCGCCCTGGCCGGGGTGCATCCGCCGGGGTGGCAACCCGCGCCTGGGGCAAGGCGCCGGCCGGGGCATGCTGCGCGCCGGCACCGCGGCCGGCCGGGGCATGTTGCGCGCCGGCCGCTGCCGGTACAGCCCCGCCCAGATCCGCAGCCAATTGCGGATCGTGTGTGGCGGCCACAACGGCCACGCTCCCCCGCAGCGCGGCCAGCGATGCGCGAACCGTCCGTGCCGATTCAGGATCGAGGTGGGCTGTCGGTTCGTCGAGCAGCGCCAGTTCCACGGCAGGGTCGACGGCGATGCGGGCAAGTGCGCGGGCCACGGCCACGCGGCGCAGCTCACCAGGGCTGCACTCCACCACCCGGCGCCGGGCCAGATGGGAGCCGTTGACGGCGGCCAGTGCGGCAGCAACCGCATCCGCACCCACACGCAGGGAGGAGGGGCCGGCCGCATACAGGGCGATCTCATCGGCCACCTGCTCCTCCGTGAAGACAGGGTGCTGGGAGACAAACACCAGGCCCTGCTGATTGCGCACTGCCAACTCGCCTTCCACGACGGCGGCGCCGGGACCGGCGGCGGGAAGGATTCCCGCCATGGCAGCCAGGATGGTCGACTTGCCGGTTCCGCTGGGGGTGTCCAGGACCAGCACAGCGCCCGGTGCCAGGCTGGCAGTGAACCCGGAAACGGCTGGTTCGGCGCGTCCGTCATAGCGCACGCTGAGGTTTCGGGTAGTCACAACGGACCCGGACGCCGCAGTCGCGGCAGGCACCTCGGCAACCATGCCGGAAGGAGCGCCAGGCTGGGAGGGGGATCCGCCGTCGAGAATTTCCGTTGCACGGCGCAACGCCTCCACCCCGTCCTCGCTGCCGTGGTGGGCGGCACCGAGGTCGCGCAGCGGCTTGAAGCATTCCGGGGCAAGCATGAGCGCCAGCAGCCCGGCCTCGAGCGGCATTTCCCCGGCCACGAGCCGGACGCCGATGAACACGGCGACCACCGCCACGGATATGGTGCTGATGAGTTCCAGTGCCATCGACGACAGGAACGCGGTGCGCAGCGTGGCCATGGTGGTCTTGCGGTATGCCTCGCACACGTCGGCCAGGGCGCGGCGCTGGGCGGAGGCGCGGCGCAGGCCCACCAGGACCGGCAGCCCGCGGGCCAATTCGAGGAGGTGGTTGGAGAGCCGGTCCAGCCCGTCGGCAGCCTCGGCCACGCGGTCCTGGGTGTGGTGGCCGATCAGGATCATGAACACCGGCACCAGCGGCACTGTCAGGGCGACGATGAGTGCGCTCACCCAGTCGGTGAGCAGGATTTGCAGC from Arthrobacter stackebrandtii encodes the following:
- the cydC gene encoding thiol reductant ABC exporter subunit CydC; its protein translation is MRPTLPPGRATRLSLAGLGGLAALKAAGLVLGLGALAYALAQWAAGSPLDAERLLVQGSVGAVLLAAAVWGQQVLARRAALGAKEELRAKLVAHRLDRRHAGQGGAVGAEAMLASRGLDGLDNYFASYLPALVTTAVLPLLVGLQILLTDWVSALIVALTVPLVPVFMILIGHHTQDRVAEAADGLDRLSNHLLELARGLPVLVGLRRASAQRRALADVCEAYRKTTMATLRTAFLSSMALELISTISVAVVAVFIGVRLVAGEMPLEAGLLALMLAPECFKPLRDLGAAHHGSEDGVEALRRATEILDGGSPSQPGAPSGMVAEVPAATAASGSVVTTRNLSVRYDGRAEPAVSGFTASLAPGAVLVLDTPSGTGKSTILAAMAGILPAAGPGAAVVEGELAVRNQQGLVFVSQHPVFTEEQVADEIALYAAGPSSLRVGADAVAAALAAVNGSHLARRRVVECSPGELRRVAVARALARIAVDPAVELALLDEPTAHLDPESARTVRASLAALRGSVAVVAATHDPQLAADLGGAVPAAAGAQHAPAGRGAGAQHAPAGALPQARVATPADAPRPGRAAEDEPAAPTATAADPARFSWRHLRQLPLRSPRFAAGVLVSALATLSAAALSGISGWLIVWAAAQPPILYLLTLIVGVRAFGIGRSVLRYSERLLTHDAVFRWAAGLRLRLWDSLGSSVLHWGRLTRSGGALGTLVADVDELRDAVPRVVVPIPSALISYGAVLLTVYLLVPEAAVVVLVLGMLALVVLPVLVLATQRRASAAAAIHRIWLAGRTTTLFAAAGQLAANGVGGNEAARFRRADAAVAKPLRRLAWSDGMGQGFVALLSSLAAVAAAGVAVGAGVDPRAAAVAALLMLALAEPLGMYMEAVSALPALAALMNRTLPLLDAPATVMAAENVEPDPVAELAIDQITARYPNAAEPVFKGLGGGVRRGQWWSVSGPSGSGKSTLLAVLLGFLAPEEGRYLLNNKPASPATLASIAWCPQDAYLFNSTLRANLALARPAATPPTGEELVAAMETVGLGPWLAELPLGLDTRVGPGGHSLSGGQRTRVSVARTLVAGADVVLLDEPTAHLGQDEAGELVDELRQALSGAAVVLVTHDGELASRADSHLALGKVAGGPILAAGAARP